One genomic segment of [Phormidium] sp. ETS-05 includes these proteins:
- a CDS encoding Rpn family recombination-promoting nuclease/putative transposase has product MQFQPKPDFYWRLFAEIAIYLNQYQPGNDWRAVAIFAARNLDPGVPIHYRGFLASQQLHQVYLDELETNTTPSLGLGIVRLVVADQASAIDLARSLITTTRESVADAAVGQKIMELLERILIYKFTELPTKEIEAMFTLEDLKKTRVYQEAKAEGKIEGEIKGKLETIPLLLEAGFTVEVIADRLGLDLELVRLVAGGQAQT; this is encoded by the coding sequence GTGCAATTTCAACCCAAACCAGACTTCTATTGGCGTCTATTTGCGGAAATCGCGATTTATCTGAATCAGTATCAACCCGGAAACGACTGGCGAGCCGTGGCCATATTCGCGGCCAGGAATTTAGACCCCGGAGTACCGATACACTATCGCGGTTTCCTAGCCAGTCAGCAACTGCACCAGGTATATTTAGATGAGTTAGAAACGAATACCACCCCCTCCCTAGGGTTAGGGATAGTCCGCCTGGTAGTGGCAGACCAAGCAAGCGCGATCGACCTAGCGCGGTCACTGATCACCACCACCAGAGAGTCCGTAGCCGATGCAGCAGTGGGACAAAAAATCATGGAACTGCTGGAAAGGATTCTGATTTATAAGTTTACCGAATTACCCACCAAGGAGATAGAAGCGATGTTCACCTTAGAGGATTTGAAGAAAACTCGCGTTTATCAGGAAGCGAAAGCTGAAGGCAAAATCGAAGGCGAAATCAAAGGCAAACTGGAGACTATCCCGCTGCTCCTAGAGGCGGGGTTTACAGTAGAGGTCATCGCCGATCGCCTGGGTTTGGATTTAGAGTTAGTCCGCCTGGTGGCTGGTGGTCAAGCTCAAACCTAG
- a CDS encoding segregation/condensation protein A, which translates to MSVSLAQDAIALLIDLANKGEIDPWDVQVVEVIDKYLSRLAPSTEPNSTVQDAESLRNWREITLSQSGQAFLYAAMLVLLKADSLVRSESGDASSQVEETEFPPEEELEFNPSGGVVKLEKQLRRRGVAPAAKKRRVTLQELIEQLQLMSVALSNQPSRAAGGRPYRLPPGGKSTAKTVAALRELASQDNLSDIAAAVEQFLQATWSGLPEGRDWLELDELMERWHLASGSGGREEGEFPLPYGAKPPDAVGVFWALLHLSAQSKVELSQEEFYQDLKIRSLPATISANVSSIA; encoded by the coding sequence ATGAGTGTTTCTCTGGCGCAAGATGCGATCGCCCTCTTGATTGACTTGGCAAACAAGGGGGAAATCGACCCCTGGGACGTTCAGGTAGTGGAAGTCATTGATAAGTATTTGAGCAGGTTGGCCCCATCAACGGAGCCCAACTCCACGGTACAAGATGCTGAGAGCCTGCGCAACTGGCGGGAAATTACCCTATCCCAATCGGGTCAGGCTTTTTTGTATGCGGCGATGCTGGTCCTCCTTAAAGCCGATAGCCTGGTTCGTTCCGAATCTGGCGATGCTTCTAGCCAAGTGGAGGAAACCGAATTTCCCCCAGAGGAAGAGCTAGAATTTAACCCCTCTGGTGGGGTGGTGAAGTTGGAGAAGCAGCTCCGGCGGCGGGGGGTGGCTCCCGCTGCCAAAAAACGGCGCGTCACCCTCCAAGAGCTAATCGAACAGCTACAGCTTATGTCTGTGGCTCTGTCAAATCAGCCTTCTAGAGCTGCCGGGGGCCGGCCCTACCGCTTGCCACCAGGGGGCAAATCCACTGCGAAAACGGTGGCGGCTTTGCGGGAGCTGGCTAGCCAGGACAATCTTTCTGATATCGCTGCGGCGGTGGAGCAGTTTCTCCAAGCTACTTGGAGTGGATTACCCGAAGGCAGGGACTGGCTGGAATTGGACGAACTGATGGAGCGATGGCACTTGGCGAGTGGTAGCGGGGGTAGGGAAGAGGGGGAGTTTCCTCTACCCTATGGTGCCAAACCACCAGATGCGGTGGGGGTGTTTTGGGCGTTGCTGCACTTGTCGGCGCAGTCGAAAGTGGAGTTAAGCCAGGAGGAGTTCTACCAAGACTTGAAAATCCGCTCCCTTCCGGCAACTATCTCCGCCAACGTCTCCTCGATCGCCTAG
- a CDS encoding sugar phosphate nucleotidyltransferase yields MKAMILAAGKGTRVRPITYTIPKPMIPILQKPVMEFLVELLRQHGFDEIMVNVSHLANEIENYFRDGSRFGVQIAYSFEGKIIDGELVGQALGSAGGMRRIQDFYPYFDDTFVVLCGDALIDLDLTAAVKWHKEKGSIATIIMKSVPQDEVSSYGVVVTDGDGKVLKFQEKPPVEEALSTDINTGIYIFEPEVLQYIPSGGEYDIGSELFPQLVEMGAPFYGIRMDFEWVDIGKVPDYWRAIRGVLLGQIKNVSIPGKQVAEGIYTGLNVAVNWDKVEITGPVYIGGMTRIEDGARIIGPSMIGPNCCICGGATVENSVIFEYSRLGPDVRLVDKLVFGRYCVDKTGAAIDVEAAALDWLITDTRKTPMATPPAERQAIVELLESDIL; encoded by the coding sequence ATGAAAGCCATGATTCTGGCCGCTGGGAAGGGCACTCGAGTCCGTCCCATTACTTACACAATTCCCAAACCCATGATTCCCATCCTGCAAAAACCGGTGATGGAATTTTTGGTAGAACTCTTGCGCCAGCACGGGTTTGACGAAATCATGGTCAATGTCAGCCATTTGGCGAATGAAATTGAAAACTATTTCCGGGATGGCAGTCGCTTCGGCGTGCAAATTGCCTATTCTTTTGAAGGGAAAATCATCGATGGCGAGCTGGTGGGTCAGGCACTGGGTTCTGCGGGCGGGATGCGTCGCATTCAAGACTTTTACCCATATTTTGACGATACATTTGTGGTGTTATGCGGCGATGCCTTGATTGATTTGGACTTGACGGCTGCAGTTAAGTGGCACAAGGAAAAAGGCTCGATCGCGACTATCATTATGAAATCTGTGCCCCAGGACGAAGTATCCAGCTATGGGGTGGTGGTGACAGATGGGGATGGCAAAGTCCTCAAGTTTCAAGAAAAGCCCCCGGTAGAAGAAGCTCTCAGCACGGATATCAACACGGGTATTTACATTTTCGAGCCAGAAGTGTTGCAGTACATCCCTTCGGGGGGAGAGTATGATATCGGTTCGGAGCTATTCCCTCAACTGGTAGAAATGGGTGCCCCTTTTTACGGCATCAGGATGGATTTTGAGTGGGTGGATATTGGTAAGGTTCCCGACTATTGGCGTGCTATTAGAGGCGTGTTGCTCGGCCAAATCAAAAATGTTTCTATCCCCGGTAAGCAAGTGGCTGAGGGAATTTATACGGGTTTGAATGTGGCGGTAAATTGGGATAAGGTGGAAATTACTGGCCCGGTCTATATTGGCGGGATGACGCGGATTGAAGATGGTGCCAGAATTATCGGCCCTAGCATGATTGGTCCTAACTGCTGTATCTGCGGCGGCGCTACGGTAGAAAATAGTGTAATTTTCGAGTATTCTCGTTTGGGCCCGGATGTGCGGTTGGTGGATAAGTTGGTTTTCGGTCGCTATTGTGTGGATAAAACTGGGGCAGCGATCGATGTGGAGGCGGCGGCTCTGGATTGGCTGATTACTGATACGCGCAAAACGCCGATGGCAACGCCACCGGCGGAACGTCAGGCGATCGTGGAACTGCTAGAAAGTGACATTCTCTGA
- a CDS encoding DUF3747 domain-containing protein yields the protein MKTWFRSSIAGLTTAAVFSISTIGYLTHRLEPAAAALFGKQEVNQNEFIAVAIPRGTTRYGLVIIEQQSTQRRCWSESGSNPTNVDLLLLTFDFTGICGRSTDSNGYSIRVADEDLGLTYSLRLVNRGNEVVLIGDPSSSSQPQIQIGRTFGIPTGPTKIVLDPTWRFTKRTYEGKTLGHVYLTNNQTLAALGAQAGSTPTPTPTPTPTPRPTTPPTASSRFSDIAGDVYRNEIEGAVALGFIAGLNETTFGPVNTLTREQIVSMVVEALVRLPGINLNVPTQASVRPYPDVVPTRWSAAKIQFARDNGIISGYRDGTFRPTQEVTRAELMAILQKATLFAKQRLGMSSQISAPNSPTSFSDTSGHWAAATIGQMSSYCKVASPLNEVGSAFFPNSSARRNYAAAATLRMINCIKTDK from the coding sequence ATGAAAACTTGGTTCAGAAGCAGCATTGCCGGACTGACGACAGCAGCAGTTTTCTCTATCAGCACGATCGGCTACCTGACCCATCGGTTAGAACCCGCCGCCGCCGCTCTATTTGGCAAGCAAGAAGTCAATCAAAACGAATTCATCGCCGTTGCCATACCTCGCGGCACTACCCGCTATGGACTGGTGATCATCGAACAGCAATCAACCCAACGACGTTGCTGGAGTGAAAGCGGCTCCAATCCCACCAATGTGGATTTGCTCCTGTTAACCTTTGACTTCACCGGTATCTGTGGCCGCAGTACCGACAGCAACGGCTATTCCATCAGGGTTGCAGACGAAGATTTAGGACTGACCTACAGCCTCCGTTTAGTCAACCGAGGTAATGAAGTAGTCCTCATCGGCGACCCCAGCAGCTCCAGTCAACCCCAAATACAAATAGGCAGAACCTTTGGCATCCCCACCGGTCCAACCAAAATCGTCCTTGACCCCACTTGGCGCTTCACCAAAAGAACCTATGAAGGGAAAACCCTAGGTCACGTTTACCTGACCAATAACCAAACTCTCGCCGCACTGGGAGCCCAAGCCGGTTCCACCCCCACCCCCACTCCCACCCCCACCCCCACCCCCAGACCAACCACCCCACCCACGGCATCATCAAGATTTAGCGATATTGCGGGGGATGTTTACCGCAACGAAATCGAAGGCGCTGTGGCTTTGGGATTCATTGCTGGTTTGAATGAAACTACCTTTGGACCGGTGAACACCCTCACCCGGGAGCAAATCGTGTCGATGGTGGTAGAAGCGTTGGTACGCTTACCGGGGATTAACCTCAATGTGCCAACCCAAGCATCTGTGCGCCCCTATCCCGATGTGGTGCCCACCCGGTGGAGTGCGGCTAAAATTCAGTTTGCCCGAGATAATGGCATAATCAGCGGCTATCGTGATGGGACTTTTCGTCCGACTCAGGAAGTCACCCGCGCTGAACTAATGGCGATTTTGCAAAAAGCCACTCTCTTTGCCAAACAACGCCTAGGGATGAGTAGCCAAATATCGGCGCCAAATTCCCCCACCAGCTTTAGTGATACTTCTGGTCACTGGGCAGCAGCGACGATCGGGCAAATGTCCAGTTACTGCAAAGTCGCCTCTCCCCTCAATGAAGTGGGCAGCGCCTTCTTCCCCAACTCCAGCGCTCGCCGTAACTACGCCGCCGCCGCTACTTTACGGATGATTAACTGCATCAAAACGGATAAGTAA
- the coaE gene encoding dephospho-CoA kinase (Dephospho-CoA kinase (CoaE) performs the final step in coenzyme A biosynthesis.) — protein MIHSYRVIGLTGGIATGKTTVAEYLASKYNFPVGDADIYAREAVAVGSAGLAAVVSRYGPGILLTDGSLDRPQLGNIIFHNPSERQWLESIIHPYVRRRLEEFTASCIHEGQELIILAVPLLFEAKMTDLCTEIWVVACGLDQQLQRLMVRDQLTLDQAQARIHSQMPVAEKAAQANLILDNSSTKESLCQQVDAALIN, from the coding sequence ATGATTCACTCCTACCGAGTTATCGGTTTGACTGGGGGCATCGCTACGGGGAAAACTACGGTGGCGGAATATTTGGCAAGCAAATACAATTTCCCCGTAGGTGATGCGGATATTTACGCTCGGGAGGCGGTGGCGGTTGGTTCTGCAGGGCTCGCCGCTGTGGTGTCTCGCTACGGCCCTGGCATTCTCCTGACTGACGGTAGTCTCGATCGGCCACAACTGGGTAACATCATCTTCCACAACCCCTCAGAACGCCAGTGGCTAGAAAGCATCATTCACCCCTATGTCCGCCGCCGTCTGGAAGAATTCACCGCTAGCTGTATTCACGAGGGACAAGAGCTGATTATCCTCGCCGTTCCGCTGCTCTTTGAAGCCAAAATGACCGATTTATGCACAGAAATCTGGGTGGTTGCCTGTGGTTTAGACCAACAATTACAGCGACTGATGGTGAGAGATCAACTAACTCTTGACCAAGCCCAAGCCCGAATTCACAGCCAAATGCCTGTAGCCGAGAAAGCTGCTCAAGCTAATCTTATCTTAGATAATTCTAGCACCAAAGAATCCCTTTGTCAACAGGTAGATGCTGCCCTCATTAACTAG